GATCTACGCCGAGCTGGCCACCAACGAAAAGGTAGGGCTGGAAGTGGCGGCCGGCGCTTCGTTCGCTGGGGCCCGGGCTTTAACCTGCATGAAGCACGTGGGATTGAACGTGGCGGCCGACCCGCTGTTCTCCATGGCCTACATCGGGGCCACCGGGGGGTTCGTGATCGTCTCGGCCGACGACCCCGGCCTGCACTCCTCCCAAAACGAGCAGGACAACCGCTATTACGCCAAGATGGCCAAGATCCCCTGCCTGGAGCCTTCCGATTCCCAGGAATGCCTGGAGCTGGCCAAGCTGGCCTTTGAGCTTTCGGAAAAGTTCGATACCCCGGTGCTGCTGCGCCTGACCACCCGCATCTCCCATTCCAAAGGCATGGTGGAACTGGGCGAAAGAAAGGAACATAAGCCCACCGGCTATGTCAAAAACGTGGCCAAGAACATCACCATCCCGGCCCATGCCCGCAAGTTGCACGCCAAGGTGGAAGAGCGCCTGAAGAAGCTGGGCGAATACGGGGAGACCTTTTCCTATAACCGGACAGAGAAGGGCGATAAGAAACTGGGGATCATTACCAGCGGCATCTCCTACCAATACGCCAGGGATATATTCCCTCAAGCCTCCTACTTAAAACTGTCATTGACTTTTCCGCTTCCGGTCAAAAAGATCACCGACTTTATCAACTCGGTCGACGAAGTTTATGTGATCGAAGAGAACGATACTTTTCTGGAAGAACAGATAAAAGCCTTGGGCTACAAGGCCTCCGGCCAAAGCGCCTTTGAAAAGGTGATCACCGGAAAATCCAAAGTGCCTATCTTAGGCGAGCTGGATCCCACGGCGGTGGCCAGAAGCTTTAACCTGCAAAAGGAACCGGCCTATAAAAATATTGAGGTTCCGGGCCGGCCGCCGGTGCTCTGTCCGGGCTGCCCGCACCGCGGGGTCTTCTTCGCCCTTAATAAACTGAAGCTGACGGTTACCGGAGACATCGGCTGCTACACCCTGGGGATGATGGAGCCATTAAACGCCATGGACACCGTGATCTGCATGGGCGGCAGCGTCACCGCGGCCATGGGCCTGGAGAAGGCCTTAGGGCCCGAAATGGCCCAGAAGACCGTAGCGGTGATAGGCGACTCCACTTTCTTTCATTCCGGGATCACCGGACTGATAGACATGGTCTACAACAATTCTAAAGGGACGCTGATCATACTGGACAATCGGATCACCGCCATGACCGGGCATCAGCAGAATCCCGGCACCGGCAAGACCCTGCAGGGGCAGGAAGCCCCGATGGTGGACCTGGAGCAGTTGGTGAAATCCTGCGGGGTCAAACATGTCCAGTTGATAGACCCCCTGAACCTGAAGGAGACCGAGGCGGCCGTCAAGGCGGGGATGCAAAATATGCCTGCGGCTGGGCTGCCCGGCCATTTCGTTTGATAAGGCCAAGAAAAAATCCCACATAGATCCTTTGTACTGCATCGGCTGCCGGGTCTGCGCCCAGCTGTGTCCCAAGGAAGCGATGGGACGGGAAACAGTAGCAAAGTAGTAGAGTAGTAGAGTAGGGGTTAAAAGGAAATTGAGATGAATAAGTTTCGCGACCTAAAGGTATATCAAAAAGGAGTAAAATTTTCGCATTATGTTTATGAACTTACGTCTGGTTTTCCCAAGAGCGAGATTTTTGGTTTGACCTTCCAGTTGCGAAGGGCATCGTGTTCCATAGTATTAAATATTGCCGAGGGAGCGGGCAGCGATTCCAGCCGGGAGTTTGTCAGATACCTTGAGCACAGCCAGAGATCAACTTTTGAAATGATGGCCGGAATGGATGTAGCTAAAGAGATCGGATACGTTAAACTCACCGAATATGATGCTTGCCAACAGGAACTAACAGAAATAAGCGTAATGCTCAAAGGATTACAGCGAAGCTTAAAGAAAAAAACAATAACGTCAAACGTCCAACATTAATACGTTACTACGGCAGAAGAGAACATGAATACAGTAAATATATTGATCTGCGGAGTGGGCGGCCAGGGAGTGCTTTTGGCCGGGGACATCATCGCCGAGACGGCCATCGCCGGCGGTTTTGACGCCAAGAAGAGCGAGGTCCACGGCATGGCCCAGCGGGGCGGCAGCGTGGTCAGCCATGTCCGCTATGGGCAGAAGGTGAACTCGCCCCTGATCCAACAGGGCACGGCCGACGTCATCCTGTCGTTTGAAGAAATGGAGACCGCCCGCTATCTGGATTTCTTAAAGCCCGGCGGGATAGCGGTGATCAACCGGCAGCAGGTGGTGCCCATGACGGTGGCCACCGGGGCCGCCGAATATCCCCAGGATATTGTGGAGCAGATCAAAAGGCAGGGGGTAAAGGCGGTGGTCTGCAACGGGGTGAAGCTGGCCGACCAGTCCGGTAGCGCCAAGACCATCAACATCGTGCTGCTGGGAGCGCTGTCCAGGCATCTGGGCCTGCCGGCCGAAAAGTGGATCGCGACCATAGCCGGCCGGGTACCACCCAAGACGGTGGCAATGAACAAGAAGGCTTTTGAGCTGGGTTTGAAGGGCTGAAAATTACTTTGCCACCAAGGCTCAAAGGCACCAAACCAAATCGTGAATTGTAAATTGTGAATGGTAATATTTGTCTTAGTGCCTTTGTGGTGAAAAGAAAAGACTAAAGTGACTGAAAATACTAGCCTTCCGCCTTACGGGCAGATAGCTCCGATCTACGATATCCTGATGTCGGAGGTGGACTATAAGTCCTGGGCGGAGTACATCCTTAAACTGCTGGAACGAACAGGCATCAAGCCCGGCCAGAGCCTTTTGGACCTGGCCTGCGGCACCGGGACCATGAGCCTGTTGTTGGCCCGGGCAGGCTATCAAGTCGCGGGAATAGACCTGTCGCCGGAGATGCTGAAGGTCGCCCGGCAGAAATCAAAAGAACAAAACTTGGCACTGGAGTACTTTCAGGGGGACCTCCGGACCTTCAAAGCTGGAAGTAATTACAATGTAATTACCTGTTTCTTTGACGGCATCAATTATCTTTTGACTTCGGAGGATGTCGCCGCCTGCTTTACCTCGGTTTACCAGACGCTGGCTCACGGCGGAGCCTTCATCTTCGACGTTAACACCATACATGCCCTGTCCCGGTTCTGGGGCAACAACACCGAGATGCGGGAGGACCAGGGAGTGATCTCGGTCTGGAACAACCGCTATTTGCCGGCCTCAAATTCCTCGGAGCTGACCCTGACTGCCTTCGTTCCCAGGGGCGGGCTTTATGAAAAACTGGCCGAGCGGCACACAGAGCGGGCCTATCCGCTGGAGGAACTAAAACAGGCTTTGATCAAAACAGGATTCTTCCAAGTGGAATGCTTCCGTCAGAACAGCCAGGAGCAGCCATCAGAGGATACCAAAAGGGTAACGTTCCTGACCCGTAAACCATAAATCGGGTGCCAGAAAAATGAAATTCATAGCCGATCTCCACATCCACTCCAAGTTCAGCCGGGCCACCAGCCGGGACATGGACCTGGAGCATATCTGCGAATGGGCCAAGTTCAAGGGCATCGAGCTCCTGGGCACCGGGGACTTCACCCATCCCGGCTGGCTGAAGGAACTGCGCTTTAAGCTGGAGCCCAAGGGCGGCGGGATCTACCATTACCGGGGGGTCAACTTCATCTTCTCGTCCGAGGTCTGCTGCATCTTCACCAAGGACGACAAGGTGCGCAAGGTCCACACCCTGCTCTTTGCCCCGTCGCTGGAGGAGGCCGAGGAGATAAACGCCCGGCTCAAAAGCCACGCCGACCTGTCCGGGGATGGCCGGCCGATCGTGCCGGTCTACGCCTCGCGCCTGGCCGAGATGGTCTTCGAAGCCTCCCCGGAAGCCATGGTCATCCCGGCCCATATCTGGACCCCGCATTTCTCCATGTTCGGCTCGCAGTCCGGCTTCGACTCGGTGGAGGACTGCTTTGAGGAACAGACCCCCAACCTCTTCGCTGTGGAAACAGGGCTCTCATCCGACCCAGCCATGAACTGGCGGCTGTCTGCTCTGGACAAATATTCCCTGATCTCCTGTTCCGACGCTCACAGCCCGTTCCGGCTGGGCCGCGAGGCCTGCGTCTTAGACTGTCAGATGGACTACTCAACCATCCGCCGGGTGTTGAAGGACAAGGACAAAAGCCGCTTTCTGCAGACCCTGGAATATTTCCCCCAGGAAGGCAAGTACCATTACGACGGCCACCGGGCCTGCAACCTAAGGCTTTCACCAACTGAATCCAAAAAGCACAAGGGGCTTTGCCCGGTCTGCGGCAAGAAGATCACCATTGGGGTTCTGCACCGGGTGGAAGACCTGTCCGACCGCGTCCCGGGCCATGTGCCGGATAATTCCATTCCCTTCAAGTCCCTGATTCCGCTGGAAGAGATCCTGAGCCTGGCCCTGAAGGTCGGCACCGGCACCCAGCGGGTGAACCAGGAATACCACAAACTGATCTCCCATTTTGGCAGCGAGTTCAATGTCCTTTTGGAAGCCCCGATGACGGAATTGACCCGGGTTACTTCGCTGGTGGTGGCCGAGGCGATCCTGAAAATGCGGGCGGGCCAGGTTCATATCCTGCCGGGATATGACGGGGAATACGGAACGATAAGTTTTGATGAGGACAAAACCGAAAAGAAAGAGGCGGAGAAACCGGCCAAGGGCAAGACCAAAAAACAGATGGAGATGTTCTAAAATCAAAAATCAAAAATCAAAAATGGAATTTCCCGATAGAAACTGGGTCTTTTTTGACATCGGCAATGTGATCTTTTACGACCTGCCTTTGCTGGCCTGCATCTGGAGGCATTTCTATCTGACCTTAAAGGAGGCCGGGTGG
This DNA window, taken from candidate division TA06 bacterium, encodes the following:
- a CDS encoding indolepyruvate ferredoxin oxidoreductase subunit alpha, coding for IYAELATNEKVGLEVAAGASFAGARALTCMKHVGLNVAADPLFSMAYIGATGGFVIVSADDPGLHSSQNEQDNRYYAKMAKIPCLEPSDSQECLELAKLAFELSEKFDTPVLLRLTTRISHSKGMVELGERKEHKPTGYVKNVAKNITIPAHARKLHAKVEERLKKLGEYGETFSYNRTEKGDKKLGIITSGISYQYARDIFPQASYLKLSLTFPLPVKKITDFINSVDEVYVIEENDTFLEEQIKALGYKASGQSAFEKVITGKSKVPILGELDPTAVARSFNLQKEPAYKNIEVPGRPPVLCPGCPHRGVFFALNKLKLTVTGDIGCYTLGMMEPLNAMDTVICMGGSVTAAMGLEKALGPEMAQKTVAVIGDSTFFHSGITGLIDMVYNNSKGTLIILDNRITAMTGHQQNPGTGKTLQGQEAPMVDLEQLVKSCGVKHVQLIDPLNLKETEAAVKAGMQNMPAAGLPGHFV
- a CDS encoding four helix bundle protein; protein product: MNKFRDLKVYQKGVKFSHYVYELTSGFPKSEIFGLTFQLRRASCSIVLNIAEGAGSDSSREFVRYLEHSQRSTFEMMAGMDVAKEIGYVKLTEYDACQQELTEISVMLKGLQRSLKKKTITSNVQH
- a CDS encoding indolepyruvate oxidoreductase subunit beta; translated protein: MNTVNILICGVGGQGVLLAGDIIAETAIAGGFDAKKSEVHGMAQRGGSVVSHVRYGQKVNSPLIQQGTADVILSFEEMETARYLDFLKPGGIAVINRQQVVPMTVATGAAEYPQDIVEQIKRQGVKAVVCNGVKLADQSGSAKTINIVLLGALSRHLGLPAEKWIATIAGRVPPKTVAMNKKAFELGLKG
- a CDS encoding class I SAM-dependent methyltransferase → MTENTSLPPYGQIAPIYDILMSEVDYKSWAEYILKLLERTGIKPGQSLLDLACGTGTMSLLLARAGYQVAGIDLSPEMLKVARQKSKEQNLALEYFQGDLRTFKAGSNYNVITCFFDGINYLLTSEDVAACFTSVYQTLAHGGAFIFDVNTIHALSRFWGNNTEMREDQGVISVWNNRYLPASNSSELTLTAFVPRGGLYEKLAERHTERAYPLEELKQALIKTGFFQVECFRQNSQEQPSEDTKRVTFLTRKP
- a CDS encoding DNA helicase UvrD, coding for MKFIADLHIHSKFSRATSRDMDLEHICEWAKFKGIELLGTGDFTHPGWLKELRFKLEPKGGGIYHYRGVNFIFSSEVCCIFTKDDKVRKVHTLLFAPSLEEAEEINARLKSHADLSGDGRPIVPVYASRLAEMVFEASPEAMVIPAHIWTPHFSMFGSQSGFDSVEDCFEEQTPNLFAVETGLSSDPAMNWRLSALDKYSLISCSDAHSPFRLGREACVLDCQMDYSTIRRVLKDKDKSRFLQTLEYFPQEGKYHYDGHRACNLRLSPTESKKHKGLCPVCGKKITIGVLHRVEDLSDRVPGHVPDNSIPFKSLIPLEEILSLALKVGTGTQRVNQEYHKLISHFGSEFNVLLEAPMTELTRVTSLVVAEAILKMRAGQVHILPGYDGEYGTISFDEDKTEKKEAEKPAKGKTKKQMEMF